Below is a window of Hyalangium ruber DNA.
TCTATCTGCCGCCACGGCCCTATATCGCCCAGCTGTCGCCGGATGGGACGTATGTCGAGCTGGGCCTGCTCCCTGGCCCCTCCTACTCCGCCTTTGCCGCGAGCGCGGGAGGCTTCGTGGTGGGGAGCGCTCGCGAGCCGGGCGGAGACGTCTATCCACCGGGCGAGGAGAGCGCTCACGTCTTCGCCAGCGTCAACATGTTCGACTGGGAGAAGCTGCTCAGCTATCGCCGCCTCGATCCCACCGTAACGGCCCGCGCCGATGTCTACTACGAGCTGCCCTCGGGCTTGCTCATCCTCCAGCTCCAGAATGTCCAGGGTTTCGGCCCCGGAGGCTTTGGCTACCAGTTGCTGCGCCTCACCCGGCGCTGACCTGGGCCCGAGCTTTGTGCTGGGCACCGATGCGGCGGGTTTGATTTCCTGCGAGCTCCTGGATGGGGAGTACACATGGGCTCGTTGGACGGAAAGATCGCAGTGGTGACGGGAGGCGGCTCGGGAATTGGCTTCGCCATCGCCGAACGCTTTGCCCGCGAGGGCGCGCAGGTGGTCATCGCCGGCCGGAGGAAGGAGCGGCTGGCGGCGGCGGTGGAGAAGCTCGGGCACGGCGCCCGGGCCGTGCAGACGGACGTCGCCGACGAGGCCCAGGTCCAGCGGCTCATCGACTCGGTGCCTCGGGTCGACTTGCTGGTGACGTGCGCCGGGGGAGCGGTGTTCGGTCCCGTCGAGCAAGTGCCACCCCAGTCCTGGCGCGAGATGTTCGAGGGCCGCTTCTTCGGCCAGCTCTCTGCCTGTCATTACGCCGTTCCGAAAATGCGGCCGGGTAGCACCATCATTCTGTGCTCGGGCATCGCGGGCCACGCGGCCCTGGTGAACTACTCCGGCGGCGCGGGCCTGTGCGGCGAGGTCAACGCCATGGGCCGCTCCCTGGCGGTCGAGCTGGCTCCCAAGGGCATCCGCGTGAACGTCCTGTCCCCCGGCTTGACGCGCGACACGGCCATCGACTGGGGCGTTCCCCCCGAGAAGGTGGGTGACTTCCTGGCGGGCCTCACCCGGCAGGTTCCGCTCAAGCGCCCGGGCACCGTCCACGACATGGCGGATGCGGCGTTCTTCCTGGCGGCGTGATCTTACGCCACCGGCATGGTGCTCGACATCGACGGAGGCTGGACGGCGATG
It encodes the following:
- a CDS encoding SDR family NAD(P)-dependent oxidoreductase; amino-acid sequence: MGSLDGKIAVVTGGGSGIGFAIAERFAREGAQVVIAGRRKERLAAAVEKLGHGARAVQTDVADEAQVQRLIDSVPRVDLLVTCAGGAVFGPVEQVPPQSWREMFEGRFFGQLSACHYAVPKMRPGSTIILCSGIAGHAALVNYSGGAGLCGEVNAMGRSLAVELAPKGIRVNVLSPGLTRDTAIDWGVPPEKVGDFLAGLTRQVPLKRPGTVHDMADAAFFLAA